In a single window of the Pandoraea pulmonicola genome:
- a CDS encoding GlcG/HbpS family heme-binding protein: MKPFFKLELAEARHMIAAAIARSREIGVLESICVVDEGGFPLALERMDGGRITGPQIAWNKAFTAAGHKRSTHLFTTPPNGPALPGNEAFGIQWSFEGRFAAFVGGFPIVVDKQVVGGIGLSGGNGEQDTQAGLAGLAALQALLRESGREVLVQPDIKL; the protein is encoded by the coding sequence ATGAAACCCTTCTTCAAACTTGAACTTGCCGAAGCCCGTCACATGATCGCGGCGGCGATTGCGCGTTCGCGGGAAATCGGCGTCCTCGAGTCGATTTGCGTGGTCGACGAGGGCGGCTTCCCGCTCGCGCTCGAACGCATGGACGGTGGCCGCATCACCGGCCCGCAGATCGCCTGGAACAAGGCGTTCACGGCGGCGGGACACAAGCGCTCGACGCACTTGTTCACCACGCCTCCCAACGGTCCCGCGCTGCCCGGCAACGAAGCTTTCGGTATCCAGTGGAGCTTCGAGGGGCGCTTCGCGGCGTTCGTCGGCGGCTTCCCCATCGTGGTCGACAAGCAGGTCGTCGGCGGCATCGGTTTGTCGGGTGGCAATGGCGAGCAGGATACGCAGGCGGGTCTGGCGGGTCTGGCCGCGTTGCAGGCGCTGTTGCGCGAGAGCGGACGCGAAGTCCTCGTCCAGCCCGACATCAAGCTTTGA